The Parambassis ranga chromosome 4, fParRan2.1, whole genome shotgun sequence genome includes the window GAAGGATGTCAAAATCTATAAAAAGCCTAGAATCCTGTGATAGATCCTGGTATTGAGAGTATATTTCCACTGCTAAGGTGGTTTATCTTTTAAGTCATTTCTGGGCTCTCAGACCAAATACAAGTCTACCTTTCCATCTGGGCGTTTCTGGTATTTTCCAGGGAGTGTTTTTCTAAATTCTCTGGTGCTCTGCCATCTTATTGAAAAATTTTAAACAGTACTAATGTAGTACAATTCCAAGCAGAGCAGTGTTACTTTCCTGTGGTTGTTATAAGCTATTTGAGAAAATTTAAATAAGCATCAGCTGCATGACTACTTGCTAttttctcttccctcttcttCTATTCCTTGTTCTGGCTTTCCTGTTAGGTTAGCTAAGGCTCCCCATTATTTATTCTTCCATTAGGTAGCGGGACGAGGTGTTGCTGTTATATTAATAGCTTCTTCCTTCAGGTTGTTCTCACCTCAGACTCCTACTGTATGCCCCTGTATGCCGCTTACTCCCTCAGTAAACATACACACCATCCAAATGCTCCTAAGGCTCCTTTTATAGCTTTATTGGTAcaaagaaaacaccacagacagTAAAGCTCTGTGTAAACAGGCTAAATACAAATGAGGTAAAACCACATTGAGATGGATATAAATGAAAATCTGTTATTGCAAACTCAGCCCTCTTTAGCATTTAGCtgattttattacttttttaagGGTTAAGAGTTATTGTCTAAAAGGCACGTTCACATCATAATTGCTTAATGTGGAAATAAAAGTTTTACAGGTTCAGGCAGAGCTCCTCACTGGCTCTCACTGTTGTTTCACACCCTAAAGTCTTCCTGATGGGAGAGCCAACACAAAGTGATTGGATCTGCCACTCCCAAAGTCTTTAGCATGGGCTGGGTCAAACAGGCCTTGTCTGTAATATAATCTCTGCTATTGTGAAAAGGCAACACAGTTCATCACCTCTGTGATACAGAGAGGGCAGATCCTCTTTCTTTATGCAGCTTTGTCCTTCTCCCTACTCATCGTATGTTGTCTTCCCTGAACACTCCCCTGTGTTCCACAACTTTTTCTTCCCTCTGAGCTGACATGAATTCATAGTAAACCCCATTTAAAGGTCTCCTACTAACACTGCAGTTTTTCTGCTAGAAACGGCCTGCTGCTGAATTCATCGACCCACTAGTCAACAAAAAGCCCAGGATATCACACCTCGCCAGCAAGACTGCAACAGCCACACTTAATGGCAAACTCGGCTCTTCCAACGGGAGAGGAGAGGCAGGCGGAGCACAGTCAGGTGTGGCGGTTTCTGTGTCCGATGGTGGCATGACGTCCAGCTCCCAGCAACTTCCTGTACTGGACATCCCGCGTCCCTTTGAAGCATTGTCGGACGTCAGCAACGACTCCAGCCACAACGGGCGTGACTGTGACTCTCAGGAAATGATGGTGTCTGAGAGGCTCAGTCAGccaccttctctcctctctgtttcagCAGTGGTCACTGCACCTAGCAACAGCACGTCATCCCCTGGACACACAGTCCTGGAGGGCCCACGAGACAAGAGCCCTTCATCCTTAAACAACAAGTCCAGAAAGAAGTCTAAAAAGCATAAAGACAAGGAGAAgagcaaagacagagaaaggGTGAAAGAAagggagcaggagaaggagaggaagagtcGTGAGGAGCACGTGTCTGAGCCCAACAGAGCCTGTGAAATAAGCCCAGGAAACCTCAAAAGCAACAGCATTCCACACAAAAGCACAGGTAAAGgcaacacacaaatacagtttCACAACTGGATGTAAGGGTTTCTGAAGAAACATGTGAACGGACATCAGTTAGTCATCAGTGTGAGTACATGATGCATCATTTCTCCAGTACACTTCTCACTGATTAAACTGAGACCCCTGCTGTTCAGCTTTATGCCTTCAGCAAAATATCATCAGATTAACCTATTTAAACGATTGCACCTCTCAGAaagaatatataaataatgaacAGCAACAAGAACTAGTAATCAGTCTGAATTCTTTTCTGTGTGACCTTCTTTCAGATCTGAATGGAATGAGCAACAGTACCAGTATTCCTTCTTCATCCCCTGAGGTGGCTGACTATTTGTTGTAAGTATTTAGGTTTGTTTGAGGTGCAGCAGCACATTTCTCAGCTCTAAAGGTTGCTGCAGACATGATTTTAAAAAGACAGGAGGAGCCCGCTGAAAATTATACTTCCCACAGTCgtgacctgaacacacacagacgtaaGACATGTATTTTTACACATTCTGAGAACATTATTATGGTCATTATAAGATAGAGGGCTGAAGTTAGACTCCCTGGGTTGGATGTCAGGATGGTGGGGTTgtctctgagtctttctctaATGACCTCTTCTTCCACACTTGAAATATTTGTCTTGACTTTACGTAGATTTTCTCTTTAAAAGTCTCTACTGAGCTTCATCTTGATGTATTCTCCTACTAGGAAGTACACCTTGATCGGCTCTCAGGAGCAGCGCCAGAGGTATAAAAACGATTTCAACGCTGAGTACAGTGAGTACCGGGGTCTGCATGCACGGATAGAGGGCATCACCCGACAGTTCACTGTGCTTGACAATGAGCTTAAGCAGCTCCAACACGGCACAGACAAGTACAAGGTAGATATACCCTGGAAGACCCTGGGAGAATtactaaaaatgttttattcattcatttattcatcctctacatttttatgtattctcTTCGCAGACAATCCACAATCAGATACTTCAAGAgtatcacaaaataaaaaaggtacCTTTTATACCTCTTATGATGATCTGATGATGATAAGATGATCACAGTATGACTGGTTTTTTTCATATTACTTGCAGACTAATCCAAACTATAGCCAAGAGAAGAACCGCTGTGAATATCTACACAACAAACTGGCACATATAAAGAAACTTATTGCGGAGTACGATCAACAGCAACTTTAAAATTAGTTCTTAGACATTGTTTCCCTGTTATCTCTGGAAACCACGCAGATAAAGGAAAACTCTGGATTACGCTTGCTGTAATAAATGCCATGAAGGGAGTATTCTCCTCATTGGGGCGAAAGGCTTGAATGGGGACTAAGCAGGACACAaaatctttttctctctttccttttttttgtaaagatgGGGCTGAGTCAGGTGTGTGGCTGGCTCCATTGGAGTAGTTAAAGTGCATCCAGAAAAATTGCTTCTGTgtggctttgtgttttttttttctcaacagtCCTCCCTGCTTATAGATGCACAGAGGTCTGAAATGGTTAAACACAGAGGATTCCCCGTGTTCTTGGAAGATTTCTGAATAATCTTTCCTGCTTTTAGAGCTGGAGGAGAAGGCACACTAAGGAGAAAACTGCAGATTGTACACCTAATGCAACCTATTTGATTTGAGTTCAGAAAAATTGAATTATAGATCAGtacccctgacacacacatatactgaaTTAAATGGCTGCAAtgttaaacttttttttctttttatttattttttgaatgGGGGAATGAGTCTGATTTACACTCCTCAGTATCAGTAGCTGTCTCATTTTCTGTTCTCACGTCTTGAATGTCTGCCAGTATTTTATTCAGAAGCTGCCTTGCCTGTTGGCCGagattttttcctctcttttaaaGAGATGCAGATCAGATATTACTGTTgatcaaatcaaaacaaatacaCGCAGTCAAACGCGGGTTTATGAGCTCGGGTTCTATTCTAAAGTCATGTGCAGATGTCTAAACAGAGGGTCCGAAGTTTCCAGCTTCTCTACGGCTGTGGATTTTCTTTGAATGTGGTCTCCTCACGAGTCCTTGTCATGACAAGCTCAGATGCTTGTTAATCGGTTCCAGTGGTGGCCTTTGGTTACAGATCACCACATTCTATTTGTTAAAAACCATATCTCTTAATTGGTTGTCTTCTCAGTTTAGTTCAGCATATTAATTCCAAAGTATCTGAAGAGTTCATTGTCAGCATTCATCGCACTATGAAACATCCTCTAATTGTAAGATGAAGCAGATGGGATGCAGATTTGCAGGCTTTATCTTTTAACAATGTTTAAAGATTAAGGTTGATCCACAGATCTGTGTTGTGTTCAAATGTTTACAGTGTCTATAATGAGatcaaatattttgttttgtctgctAATTGGCCTGCATGCTAGTCCATTTGAGACGACTGTTAAGATGAAGCCATCTTTGTTCATCTTCCGGGTGGAGCCCGGTGGACCTCCTGCTCAGAGAAGGACCGTCTTTTTGCCTTTTCAATTGTGATGTCACGTAGTTACGGTGAATGACTTGGAAAAAAATCTATTTCCTGGATGGTCTGTCCTTTCTGAGAAGCCAAGGTACATCCACCATCTGAAGACATGTGAGAAATGCTGTATCAGAACTTAGCCTGATGAGTGAGTGAGGACTTCAGTCAGCGGATGCATTTCTTATATGGATCTTTTTATGTGAATATAAAATCAGCACTTTTTCTCCTGATCTTGCTGTTACCTGGGGGTTTTGTCCAAATGACACTTTTCTCTTTGTCCATCGGAGTGCATGCTTTATGAATGTGTTACAATGAACCGTTTTTATATCTTAACTTaaagggggaagaaaaaaaaactacccaCGGATATCAACATGGCCTGGTCCACCTTAAATCAGTATGTAATCAATTAGACATGGCTCTGACCAGCATGTATACCAAAGTGCTTACCAGGTGGGGGCGACACAAAATAATCTACCAAATGTTAGCAAAAGAACATGTCACAGTATTTTCCacatcctgtttttatttcttctttctgtaTCATTTAATATCCAATGGAAAGTTTATCAGTGTTCTCTTGTGAGAAGTCAGAGGACGCTCCTTTGTTTTGGATTTGCTCACATGAAGGTTTCATATTACTTCCAACGCAGAAACACTAACTTAAGGTCAACGCCGCAGAACTCATCAATTCACTGCTgaatgctgctgaaacaatGATGGTGTCTGAAATGGGAAGTTGTATGTCAGCCCTCAGCATCGCCCATTACTACACCTTCCATACCAATGTTACTGTAGCTTGTTTTCTGAAGACATTTAGACAGGATTACTGTATTTACATCCCCATTACGGTTAAGATCCACTGTGAAAGAGTTCATCAGTAAAAGAGATTTTTGATCCAGTGGTGAGCACACTGTTTGACGGTGATGCCAGCACAGGCGTACCACTGTATGAATTGATTGTGCCAAAATAACCTGTTGtataggttttttttcttttcagtatATACATGCTGCTGTATAAGCAAAGAGG containing:
- the ell gene encoding RNA polymerase II elongation factor ELL, which gives rise to MAALKEEQCYGLSCGRVSNGSNVSVFHVKLTDSALRAFEGYQSSKVLSSQPLIRFNGNQGKISIPRSENSSELHTFTFYLSNVGRDNPQGSFDCIQQYITSEGSIQLDCLGGIQDKITVCATDDSYQKARESMAQVEEETRSRSAIVIKPGGRYVGKKVQIRKPAPGLSDIAPLRRTSRPVIISSSTLKKGTTQHRPLRERLIHLLALKPYKKPELILRLQKDGLPQSDKDSLDSHLQQVANLNGRENTFTLKDFLYKEIQKDWPGYTEGDQQLLKRILFRKQTQNSSAPIPESPPKEMASSSPSQKRPAAEFIDPLVNKKPRISHLASKTATATLNGKLGSSNGRGEAGGAQSGVAVSVSDGGMTSSSQQLPVLDIPRPFEALSDVSNDSSHNGRDCDSQEMMVSERLSQPPSLLSVSAVVTAPSNSTSSPGHTVLEGPRDKSPSSLNNKSRKKSKKHKDKEKSKDRERVKEREQEKERKSREEHVSEPNRACEISPGNLKSNSIPHKSTDLNGMSNSTSIPSSSPEVADYLLKYTLIGSQEQRQRYKNDFNAEYSEYRGLHARIEGITRQFTVLDNELKQLQHGTDKYKTIHNQILQEYHKIKKTNPNYSQEKNRCEYLHNKLAHIKKLIAEYDQQQL